The Desulfovibrio fairfieldensis sequence TGAATTTACTGCGACGTATCCCCGGGAAGTCAAGTCTGAAGGGTAAACGCTTCAAAATATCCTTGAATGACGACTTCCTCCTTGAAGCTCTCAAAATTTAGATGCGTCTGCCCTGCGCCATGTCCGCCCCGTGCTTGACAACAGTGCGGCTTTAGGCAAGCTCAAAATAAAAATATTTTTATCCCACCTCCAAGCCCGGAGAATCAGCATGTCCACGCCCGAGCTCATTTTCGGCACTGTGCGCAACAGGCTTGTATTTGCCCTTTTTCTGTTGTTCCTGTCTGTTGGAAACGCCTGGGCCGCGCCGAAATACAAGACTCCGATCCCCCAGAAGGTCAACGGCCTGATCAGTTACTGGCGTTTTGAAGGCCCGGTGGAGCAACCCGGCGGCCGGGAAAGGCTGGAACTGGGCTTCAGCATGGACAAGCAAAAGTGCCGGGATGCCTACGGCGAGGACGGCGAATCGGTCTGTCGGCGTAATTTCGGCAGACGGCCCGCGCCCGAAGTAACGATCACGCCGCCCATTCCGGGCCACTGGGAATGGAGCGGAGACCGCCTGCTCTTTTTCCCGGAAAAAGGCTGGCCCGTGGACACGGCCTACAAGGTGGATATCAGCCGGGCCCTGCCGCCGCGCACAGCCGTGTCCGGCGCGGTGACCTTCCGCAGCGCGCCTTTGCGCGCAAAAATTACGGGCAGCTTCAAATTTGATCCTGAAAATCTCAAAACCATGACCGTCAGCGGCGAAATACACTTCAATTCGTCTGTGGACAAAACCGGCGTGGAGAGCCGTTTCAGCGCCACTCCCCAGGGCGAAGGCCTCTTGCTGGGTGAGCCCGTGCTGCATTTCAACGGTGATGATCGTCTGAACTACAGCCTGCCGGTCCTGCGCCTGGCGGCAAAAGACGCGGGCCTGCGCGTCTCCCTGGCGCCGGGCTTCACGGCGGTGCACGGTGGCCCCCCTTCCAAGGGCGAGGACTTTTTCGTGCGCCTGCCCACTATCGACAACCTGTTCACACTGAACGCCGCTGATCTCAGCGTTGCCACCCGACCCGACCTGCGGGCGCAGATGGTGCTTGCGCTGCATTTTTCCCTGCCGGTCAAGCCTTCGGAGGTTCTGGGCAAGCTGGACGTGCGCCTCTTGCCGCCGGGCCTGGAAAGTGAGGAACAAAGACAGCCCGACAACGAAGACGAAGAGGGCGATGGAAACGAAAAATCCCGGCGAGCCCCGGCCTGGACCATGGAACAGCTCACTCCGGAAATAGTCTCCCAGGCTCCCCGGCTCGCATTGCAAGCCGGGGATGAGGAGGACAAGCCGTCCACGGATATTTTCTTCGCTATTGCCGACAACCTGGAGGCCGACCGCAGCCTGTTGTTGTGCCTGCCCCAGGGCCTGGCCAGCGCCGCGGGGCTGCATTCCGGCGCGGAAAGCCGGAAGCTGCTGCAAACGCCCGCCTTTCCCGAAGCTCTGCGTATTATGCAGAAGGGCGGCGTGCTGGCTCTGACCGGCGACGCCGTGGTCTCCATCTACAGCCGCAATCTGGATGCCGTGGACTATGAAGTGGCCCAGATCCGGCCCGAATTTCTCAATACCTTTCTGCTGGCCAACCTGGATCAACTGGACTACGACAATTACGATTATGACCAGGCCTATACCGGCAGCCGCCCGGATCTTGACAATCTGAGCGTCATCAGCCGGGGCAGCCTGCCGCTGCAGCGGCGTGACGCCATGTCGGCCCAGTTCAGCGCGCTCAATCTGCGCCCCCTGCTCCGCGACGGTCAGAAAGGCCTGTTCTATCTCAGCCTCACGGGTCGGCGCGACGCCGACAGCGTGAGTAAAGAAAACCGCTTTGTGCTGATGACGGACCTGGGCCTGATCCATAAGACCTCCGCCCAGGGCGGAAGTGTGGTCTATGCCGTCAGCCTGGCCGACGGCAAACCGCGCGGCAATGTGAACGTCCAGGTGATCGGAGCCAATGGCCTGCCTGTGTTCAGCGCCAGAACCGATGCGCGCGGCAAGGCCGTGCTGCCCTCTCTCGCGGGCTTCACGCGCGAAAAGAAGCCCCTGGCCCTGGCGGCGGCCCAGGGGAGCGATCTGGCCTTCCTGCCCCTGGAGCAATATGCACGCAAGCTCAATTATTCGCGCTTCGACGTGGGCGGCAACCGGCTTTCCGACCAGGGGCTCAACGCCTATCTGTTCAGCCAGCGCGGCATGTACCGTCCCGGTGAAAGCCTGCATTTCGGCTATCTGGTCAAACAGGGACAATGGGGCTCCACGGAGCTTGCGGGCCTGCCGTTGCGGGCCACGCTGTACAATCCGCGCGGCAACAAGGCGGCCGGTAAAAAAATCACGCTGGCGGCCGAGGGTTTCGGCGAACTATCTTTCCCCCTGGAGGAAATAGCCCCCACCGGCCCTTGGGAATTGCGCCTGAGCACCGCCGACGGCGGACAGCGCGGCGAAGTTTTGCGCGTTTCCAGGGTCATGGTGGAGGAATTCCAGCCCGAAACCCTTCGCCTGCAATTGCGGCTCACGCCCGGCGCGGGCAAGGGCTGGCTGCGGCCCCAGGACCTGAAACAAGGGCCGGAAAAGGATCAGGAAAACGGCCTGTCCGCGCGGGTGAATCTGGTCAATCTCTTCGGCGCGCCCGCTGTGGGCCACGACGTCAAACTGCAAGTGCGCTTCGCGCCCGCAGCGTTTCACTTCCGCGAATATGCCGACTACAACTTTTACAATGCGGCCCGGAGTCTGAACGGCCAATCGGCGGAAGTGCCGACCCGGCAGACCGACGACCAGGGGGACGCCGTGTTCGCCCTGGATCTGGCGGGCTACGAGAACTCCACCTTCCGGTTGAGCGCCCTGGCCGAAGGCATGGACGCCGGCGGCGGGCGCAGCGTCATGGCCGACGCTTCCCTGCTGTTTTCGCCTCTGGAATCAGTAGTGGGCTGGCGTAGCGACGCCGACCTGAACTATCTGCCCCAGCACGGCAAAGCCCGGCTGGACCTGCTGGCCGTGGACCATAAACTCGCCCTCGTGGACCTGGGAGAACTGGAACTGAGCTTTGTGGGCATCAGTTATACGCGCAGTCTGACCCGCGACGGCCAGGGACAGTACCGCTATCAGAATCTGCCCCGGCGCAAGCCGTTGGGCACGCAAAAGCTTCGCATGGACAAAAAGGCGGTTGTGGACCTGCGCCTGGACGAACCGGGCCCGCATCTGCTGGAAGCCCGCGACAAGACCGGCAATCTGGTCCTGCGAGTGCCCTACGAAGTAGCCGGTACGGCCCAGGCGCGCCTGGGCGAGGAGCACGAGGCCAGGCTTACCGCAAAACTCAGCAAGCAGGACTACGCCCCGGGCGAAACCATGGAAATAGCCCTGAACACGCCTTACAAAGGCGCGGGCCTGATTACGGTGGAGCGGGAAGACGTGCTGGCTGAAACATGGTTCACAGCCCAGGCCGGACAGAGCGTGCAGCGCCTGACCCTGCCCAGGGGGACTGAAGGCCGGGTATATTGCAATATCACCTACTTCCGGTCCATGGACGACGCGGATATCTTTACCCAACCTCAGGCCAGCGTGGTGCTGCCGTTCAGCATCAATATGCGGGGACGCGATCTGGGCCTGAGCGTGCGCACCGAAGCGGACGCCGCACGCGCGGCAAGCCGGGTGGTCAGGCCGGGGCAGACCCTCCCCGTGCGGGTGCGCGCCGAACAACCGTCCAAAGCCATTGTCTTCGCCGTGGACGAAGGCATTTTGCAGCTCACCTCCTACGCCACGCCCGACCCCCTGCGGGCACTGCTGGGCGACCGGGCCCTGGAGGTGGACACCTATCAGTATTTCGACCTGCTGATGCCGGAATACCGCCACCTGCGCGGCATGATTTCGGCCTTTGGCGGCGGCGAAGCTCCCGCTCCGCCGAATCAAGCCGCCCTGGGTCAGAACCCGTTCCGCAGGCCCGGCGAAGCGCCCATGGTCTTCTGGTCCGGCGTGCTTGACGTGGGGCCCGAGGAAAGCCTGGTCCAGATCCCGGTGCCGCCGCAATTCAACGGCAAACTGCGGATCATGGCCGTGGGCTGCGCGCCCGGAGCCGTGGGCGCGGCCCGGACCGAGGCCGTGTCCAGGGCCGAAGTCGTCATTCAACCCATGCTGCCGCTTTTCGTGACGCCGGGCGATGTCTTTGAGGCCTCCGTCAGCCTGACGGACATGCTGGAACGTCCGGAGGGTCAGGAGGACACAGCGCGCCGGGTGGCTCTTGGCGTGCGGAGCGACGGCGGCTGCACGCTGCTGGACGCTCTGCCCGAGCCCCTGGATCTTAAACCGGCACGGCAACAGACTGTGCGCCTGCGCTTCCGCGCCGAGGACCTGCCGGGAGGGCACGAGCTGAGCTTTATTGCCACGCCCCTGCCCGGCCAGCCCGGCGAAACGGTGACGCGGCCCATGGGCCTTTCCATCCGGCCCGCGCTGCCGCGCTCCACCGACGTGCTTCTGGGCCGGGTCGGGCAGGCCCCGTACACGGCCGAGGCCAAGTCGCCCCGCCGACTCTACCCGCAGTTCGCGGAACTGCGCGCCTCCATCTCCGCCCTGCCGTTGCCGCTGGCCCACGGCCTGATGCGCTGGCTGGCCGCGTATCCTTACGGCTGCACGGAGCAACGCGTCAGCGCGGCTTTTCCCGACCTGGCGCTTCTGGCCCGGCCCGAATTGACGCCGCCTGACGCCCGCTACACGCCACAGAAAATTCGTGCCTGGGTGTTGGAAACCATGCAGATGCTTCAAGCCCGGCAGCTGGATGAAGGGCATTTCGCGACCTGGCCCGGTGGCGGCAGAGGCGATCTCTTCCTTTCCGCCTATGCGGCGGACTTCCTGACCACCGCCAGGGCGGCGGGCCTCTCTCTGGCCGGAGGCCTGGACAAAGGATTCCTGGCCGCTCTGGAACAGGAGGCCATGCAGAGCCCCGACAGCCTGGAAGACGCCCGCGTCAAGGCCTATGCGACATGGGTGCTGACCCGCAACGGCGTACTGACCAGCAACATCCTGGCCACACTCTCGGCCTGGCTGGAGCGTTATGGGCCGGAGCAGTGGCGCAATGACCTGACCACCGTGTTCATGGCCGGCAGCTGGAAACTGATGAGAGAAGACAAACTGGCCGGAGAGTTGATCAGGGGATACCGTCCCGAGGCCGCGAAATCCTTCCGGGCGGATTATCCTTTCGACGGCTTGAGCTCCCGCGCCCTGTTTCTTACGGTGCTGGCAGGACAATTCCCGGAGGAACTCCGGGGGCAGAAGGCCCAGGACATGCTCGACGACATCTTCGACCTGGCGGCGCAACAGCGCTATACGACCATCTCGGCGGCGCAGGCGGCCAGGGCCTTGATGGCGTACAGCCAGAGCCTGGACGCCGGGCTGGCGCAGGCCTCGGTCAGCGGGCTGGATCAGACAGGCCAAACGCTTGCTCTGCCGCCGCTTCAGGGCCAGGGCGTGCGCGCCCTGGCCCTGGACAGCGAAAGCGGCGCGCCCTCCCGCGCGCTGCTGGAGCAACTGGCCGGGCTGAGCTTCACGGCGGACGCGCCCTTTTTCTGGCAACTGGAAAACGTGGGCTTCGGGCGGGATCTGCCCACGCAGGCCGTCAGCAAAGGGCTCAGCATACGGCGCGAACTGCGCACGCCCGAAGGCGATCCCGTCACAGCCCCCCGGCAGGGCGACGAGGTGGTGGTAGCTGTCATTGCCCGCGCCTTTGACAGAGAGCGGGAGAATATCGCCCTTGTGGACATGCTGCCCGGCTGCTTTGAATTTGTGGTCAGCCAGAGCGGAGAAAGCGCGGAACTGGCCACAAATCAGGGAAGCGTCCACGAGGACCGGGACATGGAGCCCGATTATGCCGAACGCCGGGAAGACCGGATGCTGATTTTCACGGATCTGGCGACGAGCGAGCGGGTTTTCCGCTACCGGGTCAAGATCACGGGCCGGGGCGAATTTACCTGGCCGCCCGTGCAGGCCGAAGCCATGTACGACCCGGAAGCCCGGGCCTTGAGCCTGCCGGAGAAGATAGTCATTGAGGAGTAAACGGCGTTCGTGCGGGAGGCTGGTCCTTGTCGGCCTCCCGCTTTCGCTCTGCTGCGCGGCGCTGGCCTTTGTGCTGGCGCTGCATGCCGCGCCCAGGCCCGACCTTTACGGCAAGGCGGGCTTCTCGCGCATTTTTCTGGACCGCCGGGACCGCGTGCTGCGCATTACCCTGGCCCCGGACGGCACATACCGTATTTTCACGCCCCTGACGGCCATGCCCCCGGAACTCATGGAAGCCACCCTGCTCTACGAGGACCGTTCCTTTTATCGCCACCCCGGCGTCAATCCGCTGGCCCTGCTGCGTTCCGTGGCCCAGATGGCTCTCGGGGGCCGCCGCATGGGCGGCTCCACCATCAGCATGCAGGTGGTGCGCCTGACCCGGAAGTTCTCCACGGCCAGCATTCCCGGCAAACTGCGCCAGATCTGGCAGGCTCTGGTGCTGGAACGGCATTACGGCAAGGATGAAATTCTCGAAGCCTACCTCAATCTTGCGCCCTACGGCGCCAATGTGGAAGGCGTGGGCGCGGCGGCGCGCATCTGGTTCCACAAGGAGGCCGCCGAACTCAGCCTGCCCGAAATTCTGGCCCTCGCACCGGTGCCCCAGCACCCGGCTGCGCGCAATCCCCTGGCAAGCCGGGGCCGCGCCCTGTCCCTGGCCCGTGCGCGCCTGGACAGAATCTGGCGCGAGGCCCATCCGCAGGATGCCGGCCAAGGCCTGCCCAATGTGCCTTTGCGGGTGCATGCGCTTTCAGAGCTGCCCTTTGCCGCGCCGCATGCCGTGGACAGCCTGCTGGCCGGAAGCGAACTGCCCCAAGGCCGTATCTCCACCACCCTGGATCTCGGCCTGCAACGCCTGCTGGAGCGCCAGTTGCGCCGGGCCGTGGAGGCCGGACGGCTGTGGGGCATGGACAATGCCGCCGCCCTGCTGCTGGACTGGCGCAGCTGTGAAATCCTCGCCCTGGCCGGATCAGCCGATTATTTCAACGCCGCGATCCAGGGGCAGGTGGACGGCACGGCGGCGCGACGCTCGCCCGGCTCCACCCTGAAGCCCTTTATTTACGCCCTGGCCCTGCAGGAGGGACTGATCCATCCGGAAACCCTGCTTTCCGACACGCCGCGCGCGTTCAAAGGCTATGAGCCGGAAAATGCCGACGGCGGTTTTCGCGGCCCTATCAGCGCGCGTATGGCCCTGCTGGGCAGTCGCAACATCCCCGCCATCGCTCTGGCCAGCCAGTTGCCCGCGCCGGGCCTGTACGGTTTTTTGGGCAAAGCCGGGGTGCGTTTCGAGCACGGACCGGAGCATTACGGACTGGCCCTGGTTCTGGGCGGCGCGGAGGTGAGCATGCGCGAGCTGGCCGGGCTGTATGCCCTGCTGCCCAACCGGGGCATCTGGCGCGCTCCCGTGCTCCGGCGAGACGAACACGCGACCGGTCCGCTTCCCCTGCTCAAGCCCGAAGCGGCCTTTGTGGCTCTGCAAATGTTGCGCGCGCCGTCGCCCCAAGGCTTTGACCGCACGCCGACCTACTGGAAAACCGGCACGTCCAACGGCCTGCGCGACGCCTGGACCGCCGGGGTTTTCGGGCCTTACGTCCTGGTAGTCTGGGTGGGCCGTTTTGACGGCGCGGCCAATCCCGGCTTCAATGGCCTGCACGCGGCGACCCCCATTTTCTTCAGTATCCGGCGCTCCCTTGAGGCCCTGAACCCGACCGGCGCTTTGCCGGATCCGGCCGCCGACGACGAGGGCTTGAATATCCGCCGTATCGCCGTCTGCACGGCCACGGGCGATACGGACCTCAGCCTCTGCCCGGAACCATCGCGCCAGACCGGCACCTGGTTCATCCCCGGCATCTCGCCCATCCGCGATTCGGGCATTCTGCGACGCATCCTGGTGGATGATGCGACGGGCTTTCGTCAATGCCGGGCCGTGCCGGGACGCACCAGGGAAGTCGTCTGGGAATTCTGGCCCGCCGACCTGCGTCGTCTTTTCAGTCAGGCCGGCGTACGCAAGCCCCCGGCCCCACCTCTGGCTCCGGAATGCCGCGAGACGGATACCCCCTGGCAGGTTCCCGGCCGCGCCCCGCTGATTTCTTCGCCCAAACCGGGCTTGGTCTATGCGGCGAGCCTCAAACATCCGCAAAAAATTCCCCTGCTGGCCGACGCGGACGCCGACGCGGGCTGCGTCTACTGGTTCGCGGATACGCGCTATCTTGGCCGCAGCGAGCCGGACGAACCGCTGCTCTGGCAGGCCGCGCCGGGCGTCACCCGGCTCACGGCCGTTGACGACCTGGGCCGGGCGAGCAGCGTACGGGTGGTGACGGAAAGCTTGCCCTGAGTGCGTGCCCGCCATGCGCGCACGGCGTCGTCCGGCTGTTTGCTTTGACAAGAATTGGCCGAGACCATATCCTGTTTCCCCCTTTTGTTTCGGAACCCGTTGGGGAAACTTCCGTGCCAAGGCAATTCACTCATTTCAAATGTTAATTGCTCTGGCGGTCGCGTGAGCGGACCCCGCAGCACTCGGGCGGTGTAGAGTTTGAGATGTGTAACATTTCAAACGCAAAATGTTGTAATGGCCGGAGCCGGTTTTTCATGGACAGGTTGCTGCTCACTCTCGGGATCATTTTCGTCAGCCTGGCGGCGGGCTATGCCTTCCGGCACGCCGTCACGACCGGGCGCGTCCGCCTTTCCGAGGGAACCCTGATCCTTGCGCGTCAACGCCTGCAGACAGCGGCGGTCTTTGTGCTGATTCCCATCTCGGCCATGCTCTCCCTCTGGGGCCTGCCCTCGCCGGACACGCGCCTGCTGGCCCTCCCCCTGCTGGGCCTTGCCGCCTGGATCTGGGGCGGCGCCCTCTCGCTGCTCTTCGCCCGCTGGCTCAGGCTGGACCGGGCCCAGACCGGCAGCCTGTACTGCTGCGGCACCTTCACCAACATCGGCGCCGTGGGCTCACTGGTCTGCGTGCTCTTTCTCGGCGAAAGCGCCATCGCCCTGGTGGCCTTGTACCGGCTCTGCGAGGAACTGTTTTATTTCAGCGTTTCCTTTCCTATCGCCCGCTGGTACAGCCGGGAAAACGGCGGCCAACGGCTTTCCTTCCGCAATCTGCGCTTTGATCCCATTTTAAAAGTGGTGCTCAGCGCCCTTCTGCTCGGCATCGCGCTCAATCTGCTGCATGTGCCCCGCCCGGAATTCTGCGGCCGCCTGGCCTCCGGCTTTATGATTCTGGCTACCGTGCTTTTTCTGTTTGCCATCGGTCTGAGCCTGCGGCTGTCGCGCCTGGCCCGGTATACCCGCCAGAGCCTTGCCGTGTGCGCCATAAAATTCATCGGCGTGCCGCTGTTGATCACCGGCATTGCCAAGGCAGTCGGTTACGGGGCCATCGACAACGGCCTGCCCCTGAAAGTGGTGGCCGTGCTCTCATCCATGCCCGTGGCCATGACCGCGCTGGTGCCCCCGTCCCTGTTCAGTCTGGACCTGGATCTGGCCAATGCCTGCTGGATTTTCAGCACCCTGGCTCTGGTGGCGGTGCTGCCCGCTCTGCTTCTGGTCCTGCCGCGGCTCTGACGCCCGGCGCGCCGCAGTCGATCCCGCGATAAAATATCTGATTTTACCGCGCATATCTTCAGAGGAGGTTTTACTGATGAAACGCTGTTTGCTCCGGAGCGCCCTGGCGCTCTGCGCCTGTCTGCTGGCCGCGCCGCTCCCGTCCCCGGCGGCCCCTTACAAAGCCGAGTACAAACTGAGCGTGGTGCCCGGCGCCACGTCCGGCTGGGGCATGACCGCCGCGTATTTCGCCGACCTTGTGCGCGAACGCTCGCAGGGGCGCATCAACATCAAGGTCTATCCTTCCAGCCAGCTGCTGGCGGGCAAGCAGACCTCGGAATTCCTGATGCTGCGCAACGGGGCCATTGACTTCGCCCTGGCTTCGACCATCAACTGGTCCCCCCAGATCAAGGAACTGAACCTCACGGCCCTGCCCTTCTTCCTGGCCGTGCAGCCGGACCGCTACAAGGCCATGGACGCCGTCATGGCGGGCAAATCCGGCAAGATGATGGTTGACGCCATTGAGAAAAAGGGCGTGAAAATCATCGGCTGGGCCGAGAACGGCTTTCGCGAAATGACCACCAGCAAGGGCCCCATCAGCAAGCCCGAGGACATGAGCGGGCTCAAGATCCGGGTGGTGGGCAGCCCCATCTTCATTGAGACCTTCCGGGCGCTGGGCGCCAATCCCGTGAACATGAACTGGAGCGAAGCCACCACCGGCTTCCAGCAGGGCGTGGTGGACGGGCAGGAAAACCCCACCAACGGCATCAATATCCCGCTGAAAATCTGGGATTATCACAAGTATCACTGCGACTGGCACTACATCATCGACCCGCTGCTCATGGGCGTGAACCCCACGGTCTGGAAGAGCTTCAGCCCCGAGGACCAGAAACTGCTTCTGGAATGCGCCGCGGAAACCGAAAAATACGGCAAGGCGCTTTCCCGCCTGTGCATGGACGACGGCTCTTCCCTGGCCTACCTGAAGAGCATCGACAAGCTGCCGGAAGTGACCGAGCCCTACGCCTTCATGGAACAACAGGGCATGATCGTCACCCGGTTGAGCCCGGAACAGATCGCCAAGTTCCATGAGGCCACCCAAAAGGTGCGCGCGGACTGGACCGCCAAGATCGGCCCGGATCTGGTCAAAGCCGCTGAAGAGGACATGGCCGCCGCCAAGTAACTAGAGCAGATTAACTTTGAAATTTTACAAATTTCAAAGTCGGCATTCTGGCGAAAAACGTGGTTTTCACCAGAATCCACGCCGCTTCGCGGCGCGCCGCACCGTGTACGGCGTTAGGGCGGTTTCAAAGTGGAAATGCTCTAAAGAGTCGGGCGGATGCCGAAGCTCAGCGCCTGTTGGCGAACGGGCCTTTGCTCCGGCATCCGCGCCGGAATGCGGAGAGCAGGATGTTGCGTTTTCTGGATACGCGCTTTGAGGAACTTCTCGGCTCGCTGTTGCTGGCGGTCATGGTGAGCATCGCGTTCATCAATGTGATCGTGCGCTACTGCACGTCTTTTTCCTTTGCCTGGACCGAGGAGCTGACCGTCAATTTTTTTGTCTGGGTGGTGCTGCTGGGCACGGCGCGCTCTTTCCGGGAAGGGAGCCACCTGGGCATGAACCTGCTCTATGACGCACTGCCGCGCAACGCGCGCCGGATCTGCTACTGGCTCGGCATGCTGCTCTGCATCGCCTTTTTCGGGGCGCTGTGCTGGACCGGCACGCTGGAAGTGCTGGACGAGTACGATCTGGAATCCATTTCCGAGTCCCTGGGCATTCCGGTCTGGTGGTACACTATCGCCACGCCGCTCTTTTCCCTGCTGATTATTTTCCGCATG is a genomic window containing:
- a CDS encoding alpha-2-macroglobulin family protein, which encodes MSTPELIFGTVRNRLVFALFLLFLSVGNAWAAPKYKTPIPQKVNGLISYWRFEGPVEQPGGRERLELGFSMDKQKCRDAYGEDGESVCRRNFGRRPAPEVTITPPIPGHWEWSGDRLLFFPEKGWPVDTAYKVDISRALPPRTAVSGAVTFRSAPLRAKITGSFKFDPENLKTMTVSGEIHFNSSVDKTGVESRFSATPQGEGLLLGEPVLHFNGDDRLNYSLPVLRLAAKDAGLRVSLAPGFTAVHGGPPSKGEDFFVRLPTIDNLFTLNAADLSVATRPDLRAQMVLALHFSLPVKPSEVLGKLDVRLLPPGLESEEQRQPDNEDEEGDGNEKSRRAPAWTMEQLTPEIVSQAPRLALQAGDEEDKPSTDIFFAIADNLEADRSLLLCLPQGLASAAGLHSGAESRKLLQTPAFPEALRIMQKGGVLALTGDAVVSIYSRNLDAVDYEVAQIRPEFLNTFLLANLDQLDYDNYDYDQAYTGSRPDLDNLSVISRGSLPLQRRDAMSAQFSALNLRPLLRDGQKGLFYLSLTGRRDADSVSKENRFVLMTDLGLIHKTSAQGGSVVYAVSLADGKPRGNVNVQVIGANGLPVFSARTDARGKAVLPSLAGFTREKKPLALAAAQGSDLAFLPLEQYARKLNYSRFDVGGNRLSDQGLNAYLFSQRGMYRPGESLHFGYLVKQGQWGSTELAGLPLRATLYNPRGNKAAGKKITLAAEGFGELSFPLEEIAPTGPWELRLSTADGGQRGEVLRVSRVMVEEFQPETLRLQLRLTPGAGKGWLRPQDLKQGPEKDQENGLSARVNLVNLFGAPAVGHDVKLQVRFAPAAFHFREYADYNFYNAARSLNGQSAEVPTRQTDDQGDAVFALDLAGYENSTFRLSALAEGMDAGGGRSVMADASLLFSPLESVVGWRSDADLNYLPQHGKARLDLLAVDHKLALVDLGELELSFVGISYTRSLTRDGQGQYRYQNLPRRKPLGTQKLRMDKKAVVDLRLDEPGPHLLEARDKTGNLVLRVPYEVAGTAQARLGEEHEARLTAKLSKQDYAPGETMEIALNTPYKGAGLITVEREDVLAETWFTAQAGQSVQRLTLPRGTEGRVYCNITYFRSMDDADIFTQPQASVVLPFSINMRGRDLGLSVRTEADAARAASRVVRPGQTLPVRVRAEQPSKAIVFAVDEGILQLTSYATPDPLRALLGDRALEVDTYQYFDLLMPEYRHLRGMISAFGGGEAPAPPNQAALGQNPFRRPGEAPMVFWSGVLDVGPEESLVQIPVPPQFNGKLRIMAVGCAPGAVGAARTEAVSRAEVVIQPMLPLFVTPGDVFEASVSLTDMLERPEGQEDTARRVALGVRSDGGCTLLDALPEPLDLKPARQQTVRLRFRAEDLPGGHELSFIATPLPGQPGETVTRPMGLSIRPALPRSTDVLLGRVGQAPYTAEAKSPRRLYPQFAELRASISALPLPLAHGLMRWLAAYPYGCTEQRVSAAFPDLALLARPELTPPDARYTPQKIRAWVLETMQMLQARQLDEGHFATWPGGGRGDLFLSAYAADFLTTARAAGLSLAGGLDKGFLAALEQEAMQSPDSLEDARVKAYATWVLTRNGVLTSNILATLSAWLERYGPEQWRNDLTTVFMAGSWKLMREDKLAGELIRGYRPEAAKSFRADYPFDGLSSRALFLTVLAGQFPEELRGQKAQDMLDDIFDLAAQQRYTTISAAQAARALMAYSQSLDAGLAQASVSGLDQTGQTLALPPLQGQGVRALALDSESGAPSRALLEQLAGLSFTADAPFFWQLENVGFGRDLPTQAVSKGLSIRRELRTPEGDPVTAPRQGDEVVVAVIARAFDRERENIALVDMLPGCFEFVVSQSGESAELATNQGSVHEDRDMEPDYAERREDRMLIFTDLATSERVFRYRVKITGRGEFTWPPVQAEAMYDPEARALSLPEKIVIEE
- the pbpC gene encoding penicillin-binding protein 1C, yielding MRSKRRSCGRLVLVGLPLSLCCAALAFVLALHAAPRPDLYGKAGFSRIFLDRRDRVLRITLAPDGTYRIFTPLTAMPPELMEATLLYEDRSFYRHPGVNPLALLRSVAQMALGGRRMGGSTISMQVVRLTRKFSTASIPGKLRQIWQALVLERHYGKDEILEAYLNLAPYGANVEGVGAAARIWFHKEAAELSLPEILALAPVPQHPAARNPLASRGRALSLARARLDRIWREAHPQDAGQGLPNVPLRVHALSELPFAAPHAVDSLLAGSELPQGRISTTLDLGLQRLLERQLRRAVEAGRLWGMDNAAALLLDWRSCEILALAGSADYFNAAIQGQVDGTAARRSPGSTLKPFIYALALQEGLIHPETLLSDTPRAFKGYEPENADGGFRGPISARMALLGSRNIPAIALASQLPAPGLYGFLGKAGVRFEHGPEHYGLALVLGGAEVSMRELAGLYALLPNRGIWRAPVLRRDEHATGPLPLLKPEAAFVALQMLRAPSPQGFDRTPTYWKTGTSNGLRDAWTAGVFGPYVLVVWVGRFDGAANPGFNGLHAATPIFFSIRRSLEALNPTGALPDPAADDEGLNIRRIAVCTATGDTDLSLCPEPSRQTGTWFIPGISPIRDSGILRRILVDDATGFRQCRAVPGRTREVVWEFWPADLRRLFSQAGVRKPPAPPLAPECRETDTPWQVPGRAPLISSPKPGLVYAASLKHPQKIPLLADADADAGCVYWFADTRYLGRSEPDEPLLWQAAPGVTRLTAVDDLGRASSVRVVTESLP
- a CDS encoding AEC family transporter; translated protein: MDRLLLTLGIIFVSLAAGYAFRHAVTTGRVRLSEGTLILARQRLQTAAVFVLIPISAMLSLWGLPSPDTRLLALPLLGLAAWIWGGALSLLFARWLRLDRAQTGSLYCCGTFTNIGAVGSLVCVLFLGESAIALVALYRLCEELFYFSVSFPIARWYSRENGGQRLSFRNLRFDPILKVVLSALLLGIALNLLHVPRPEFCGRLASGFMILATVLFLFAIGLSLRLSRLARYTRQSLAVCAIKFIGVPLLITGIAKAVGYGAIDNGLPLKVVAVLSSMPVAMTALVPPSLFSLDLDLANACWIFSTLALVAVLPALLLVLPRL
- a CDS encoding DctP family TRAP transporter solute-binding subunit produces the protein MKRCLLRSALALCACLLAAPLPSPAAPYKAEYKLSVVPGATSGWGMTAAYFADLVRERSQGRINIKVYPSSQLLAGKQTSEFLMLRNGAIDFALASTINWSPQIKELNLTALPFFLAVQPDRYKAMDAVMAGKSGKMMVDAIEKKGVKIIGWAENGFREMTTSKGPISKPEDMSGLKIRVVGSPIFIETFRALGANPVNMNWSEATTGFQQGVVDGQENPTNGINIPLKIWDYHKYHCDWHYIIDPLLMGVNPTVWKSFSPEDQKLLLECAAETEKYGKALSRLCMDDGSSLAYLKSIDKLPEVTEPYAFMEQQGMIVTRLSPEQIAKFHEATQKVRADWTAKIGPDLVKAAEEDMAAAK
- a CDS encoding TRAP transporter small permease, with product MLRFLDTRFEELLGSLLLAVMVSIAFINVIVRYCTSFSFAWTEELTVNFFVWVVLLGTARSFREGSHLGMNLLYDALPRNARRICYWLGMLLCIAFFGALCWTGTLEVLDEYDLESISESLGIPVWWYTIATPLFSLLIIFRMLQRSCADLRSGNY